In the Tribolium castaneum strain GA2 chromosome 1, icTriCast1.1, whole genome shotgun sequence genome, one interval contains:
- the LOC656231 gene encoding cilia- and flagella-associated protein 91: protein MAVGSVKPLSLPTPFRPHDYAYDPLFVVSGPKDHYKAALLARLSTAKFQICPIFANMFSDLPNHPRKQYIRRKSAHLPQAGRSYKSRLEPNLDYLCSRKVDVIGADRSKYFHVPKTSIGGHLIPELQLHYTSPREKLPSVVKAEPKSQNKKIQTEFRESSVQTSPWEPSIVFNGDTEPELLKLDFLKWGSGLPPGMHEVQLLERARMKRAWEERCEVRTAEDLEKRRTIIAAMERDEWAFREQEIQDIQDLRLKLLEKMLNELHEKSKNRNEAKLRMFAEMKYAEKEQKLKKLRDKTKRELRKLDLKHAGIDQKYHSVNVVEEHINHASEIYGPLMRHGEHPKRWHLIIDEALTRFKAQFVGVEEFNTLPTWLNKATKIKDCMCLKMKGTRLCMRETKWTAPVLKKLHEELLALRKHDLKPCTLIKKIQSPPSAISTPEVEGISDGDEDFYQAMVMIQSVIKGRAAQMHIYEGRERCRELIQELKFSSGLLVEENVQIHDYKLKIKLQQREEQIALEKLFRLRESLDELQSTVVGSLLDFLNKELRRLLEERRAHAICILLERERYDREAAEAGRRQVELRRRREHDEMFKQIVKIQQETVDLYLEDIIKESMEFTSEEEARSYVEGMARKIDEEAYRIKEATNITINDEEEIVADLVHHFVLPEVQKQIIRKKIQRKQREKLRTVHDTVYSEIEDVNVTQEPEPSEQSSLKEYPVVGSSQKFRQHSVPGTSTEDRHFSIIHEATNDTTSHASSDGKSHSSRSPSIVGKNQSINQRIASARDQTSKTKHPHTEDKFDHE from the exons ATGGCAGTGGGATCAGTTAAACCATTATCACTACCTACCCCATTTAGGCCCCATGACTACGCTTACG ATCCCTTATTTGTGGTCTCTGGACCCAAAGACCACTACAAAGCTGCTTTATTGGCAAGACTATCAACAGCGAAATTC CAAATATGTCCAATTTTTGCCAACATGTTCTCGGATTTGCCAAACCACCCGCGCAAACAATACATTCGACGCAAATCCGCGCACTTACCTCAAGCTGGCAGAAGCTACAAATCCAGACTTGAACCGAATCTTGATTATTTATGTTCGAGGAAAGTGGATGTGATTGGAGCAGATCGCTCGAAATATTTCCACGTTCCCAAAACTAGCATTGGggggcatttaattccagaacTTCAGCTCCACTATACGTCACCAAGAGAAAAATTACCCTCTGTTGTTAAAGCGGAGCCGAAGAgtcaaaataagaaaattcaaACTGAGTTCAGGGAATCGTCGGTTCAAACTTCTCCATGGGAGCCCTCGATTGTGTTTAATGGAGATACTGAGCCCGAATTGTTGAAACTTGACTTTCTCAAATGGG gTAGCGGTTTGCCGCCCGGCATGCACGAAGTGCAGCTCCTTGAAAGAGCCAGGATGAAGAGAGCTTGGGAGGAAAGATGTGAAGTGAGAACTGCTGAGGATTTAGAAAAACGGAGGACTATTATTGCGGCGATGGAACGAGATGAGTGGGCTTTTAGAGAACAA GAAATACAAGATATTCAAGACCTTCGACttaaacttttagaaaaaatgttaaatgagCTTCACGAAAAATCAAAGAATAGAAATGAGGCCAAGTTGAGAATGTTTGCCGAGATGAAATATGCCGAGAAAGaacaaaaactgaagaaaTTGCGTGATAAAACAAAACGAG AACTGCGAAAATTAGATTTAAAACATGCGGGCATTGACCAGAAATACCACTCTGTCAACGTTGTTGAAGAACACATCAACCACGCATCCGAAATTTACGGTCCTCTGATGAGGCACGGTGAACATCCGAAACGTTGGCACTTAATAATCGACGAAGCCCTCACACGATTCAAAGCCCAATTTGTcg GTGTTGAAGAGTTCAACACTTTACCAACTTGGTTGAATAAAgcaaccaaaattaaagactgCATGTGTTTGAAAATGAAAGGCACACGTCTCTGCATGAGAGAAACAAAATGGACAGCTCCTGTGCTGAAAAAGCTTCATGAGGAGCTTTTAG CACTACGAAAGCACGATCTTAAACCTTGCACTctaattaagaaaattcaaAGCCCACCCTCTGCAATCAGCACTCCAGAAGTTGAAGGCATTTCGGACGGTGATGAAGATTTTTACCAAGCGATGGTTATGATACAATCGGTTATCAAAGGACGAGCGGCTCAAATGCAT ATTTACGAAGGTCGGGAAAGATGTAGAGAATTAATCCAAgaactgaaattttcaagCGGTCTTTTGGTGGAAGAAAACGTCCAAATACACGactacaaactaaaaataaaactccaACAAAGAGAGGAACAAATCGCACTGGAAAAG CTTTTCAGATTGCGTGAAAGTCTAGACGAGCTTCAAAGTACAGTAGTTGGATCTTTGTTGGACTTTCTTAATAAAGAGTTGCGGCGATTGCTTGAAGAACGCCGTGCTCATGCAATTTGTATTCTTCTTGAACGTGAGAGATATGATAGAGAAGCGGCTGAAGCTGGTCGCAGACAAGTGGAGCTGAGACGAAGACGTGAACACGATGAAATGTTCAAGCAAATTGTTAAAATCCAACAGGAAACTGTCGATTTGTATCTTGAGGATATTATTAAGGAAAGTATGGAATTTACGTCGGAGGAAGAAGCGAGAAGTTATGTTGAAGGAATGGCGAGGAAAATCGACGAAGAGGCGTATAGAATAAAGGAGGc AACCAATATAACCATCAACGACGAAGAAGAAATCGTGGCGGACCTCGTCCACCACTTCGTCTTACCAGAGGTTCAGAAGCAAATAATACGCAAAAAAATCCAGCGAAAACAACGCGAAAAATTAAGAACAGTCCACGACACAGTTTACTCCGAAATCGAAGACGTGAACGTCACTCAAGAGCCGGAACCATCCGAACAATCGAGTCTTAAGGAGTATCCTGTTGTTGGAAGCAGCCAAAAGTTTCGACAACACAGCGTTCCAGGGACTAGTACTGAAGACAGACACTTCAGTATAATACATGAAGCGACAAACGACACCACTTCACATGCCAGCTCCGATGGAAAGAGTCACAGTAGCAGATCTCCAAGCATCGTTGGTAAAAATCAAAGTATTAATCAGAGAATAGCAAGTGCCAGAGACCAGACGTCTAAAACTAAGCACCCGCACACAGAAGATAAATTTGACCacgagtaa
- the Rpt4 gene encoding 26S proteasome regulatory subunit 10B has translation MTQTEPEREKSLQEYRKKLVEHKEVESRLKEMREQLKDLTKQYDKSENDLKALQSMGQIVGEVLKQLTEEKFIVKATNGPRYVVGCRRQLDKTKLKAGTRVALDMTTLTIMRYLPREVDPLVYNMSHEDPGDVTYSAIGGLSEQIRELREVIELPLMNPELFMRVGITPPKGCLLYGPPGTGKTLLARAVASQLDANFLKVVSSAIVDKYIGESARLIREMFNYAKDHQPCIIFMDEIDAIGGRRFSEGTSADREIQRTLMELLNQMDGFDSLGQVKMIMATNRPDTLDPALLRPGRLDRKIEIPLPNEQARLEILKIHAGPIAKHGEIDYEAIVKLSDTFNGADLRNVCTEAGLFAIRSEREYVIQEDFMKAVRKVADNKKLESKLDYKPV, from the exons ATGACACAAACTGAGCCCGAACGCGAGAAAAGCCTCCAGGAATACCGGAAAAAACTTGTGGAACACAAAGAAGTCGAGTCTCGCTTGAAAGAGA TGCGAGAACAGTTAAAAGACCTAACAAAACAATACGACAAGTCAGAGAATGACCTTAAGGCGCTGCAAAGCATGGGCCAAATTGTTGGCGaggttttgaaacagctaactGAGGAGAAAT TTATTGTTAAGGCAACGAATGGCCCCCGTTACGTGGTGGGCTGTCGCCGGCAACTTGATAAGACCAAGTTGAAAGCAGGGACTCGTGTTGCTCTCGACATGACCACGTTGACAATAATGCGTTATTTGCCCCGAGAAGTCGACCCCCTTGTTTACAACATGAGTCATGAGGACCCCGGCGATGTCACATACTCGGCAATTGGTGGTTTGTCCGAGCAAATTCGCGAGCTCCGTGAAGTCATAGAGTTGCCCCTCATGAACCCCGAACTGTTCATGAGGGTGGGCATAACCCCCCCGAAAGGTTGTCTCCTGTACGGCCCCCCAGGCACTGGCAAAACCCTCCTAGCCCGGGCTGTGGCCTCACAGCTGGACGCAAATTTCCTCAAAGTTGTCTCAAGTGCTATCGTTGATAAATACATTGGAGAGTCGGCTCGACTCATTCGAGAAATGTTTAATTATGCGAAAGATCATCAGCCTTGCATTATTTTCATGGATGAGATCGATGCTATTGGGGGTCGGAGGTTTTCCGAGGGGACGTCAGCTGATCGGGAAATTCAGCGGACTTTGATGGAGTTGTTGAATCAGATGGATGGGTTTGATTCTCTTGGTCAA GTTAAAATGATTATGGCCACGAATAGGCCCGATACTTTGGATCCTGCTTTGTTGCGTCCAGGTCGTCTGGATCGTAAAATTGAAATCCCGCTTCCTAATGAACAAGCCCgacttgaaattttgaaaatccaTGCTGGGCCTATAGCGAAACATGGGGAAATTGATTATGAAGCGATTGTTAAGCTGTCTGACACGTTCAATGGCGCTGACTTAAG aaaCGTATGCACTGAGGCTGGTTTGTTTGCCATTCGATCTGAACGGGAATACGTAATCCAAGAAGACTTTATGAAGGCTGTCAGGAAGGTCGCcgacaacaaaaaattagagaGTAAACTTGATTATAAACCAGtttaa